The Scomber japonicus isolate fScoJap1 chromosome 21, fScoJap1.pri, whole genome shotgun sequence region TTATTGAACGCAGCTTAACAAATACTGTTTTTAATGAAGAATATGCTCCATGTAAGCTCAACATAAACTTACAAATTAAAGCTCCAGGAACTAGATTTTGACCCCAAgcggttgaaatgctttttacacctttttttagaaatacatttatgatgtatttaatgtgtttagaagaaaatgtctgcactgtttttaattatatcACCTTGCTTTTGCACATCAGTCATAGGTGTGAAAGTTGTTTTGCTGCTTAAAGTCAGGTTGTAAGATTATTGAGCCACATCCATTTCTGATGGGGGCACTTTGCCTGTTACTCCGTCACAGTGAGAGGACGGCCGTTGGCAGCCGCCCAGCTCCTCCTCACCACAGCACACAGACTAGCAGTCACCTTGAGTCTATATAAGCGATGATATTCTAGGAACGACACACCTGACAGATACGTTTCACTTCCCTCTGCCCCTGTGCTTTCTCGTCCGCTGCTCTTGTGCacgctcaaaaaaaaaaaaaaaacgccctGACACTCGCCTCGGCCATAACTCAGGGAGTTAATGAGCTCAAAAGCCTGATCCCCAAACCGATCCAACCTGCACAATGTGGTGTCCTGCCTCCCCGTTTTCTCTTCCCGTGCacgtcagagagagagacagaggcacaGAGTGGAAAGGCCAAACATGCACCTCTCGACTAATTCAGCCCCCGACCGACCGGTGACTCAGCTCTCAAAGTTGAACAGAGAATAAAAGGTCTAATTATCCTCTTAGCTCTGAGACAATGGGGCAATGTATGAAACTTCTGCAGAGGGAAGCCGGAAGGCAAAGGGAAGGTGTTACTTAACTATTCTCTCGACAAGTAACATATTCAGGTCTGGGATAGCGCCGCCTCACAGTGTCCTCGCAGGGTTCATCCAGGATTAGACGAGTAAAGAGCAAACTAATTATGCTGTAAAAGACCTGCTCTGTTAATTAGTTCAAACTAAATACATAATCGGTCCAAGTTTTACAATGTTTATATTTCATTCTTCATTGCACTACATATTTTTAGCTAGATTAAACATCTGCATAGTCTGAATCATTATTACAAGCTTTgatttttagcttttttgtAGCTTTTAAATGCTTTCAGTCAATAAAAAGGCAACTGAGTCCCATCTGGTCTGGTTTTGGGCCTCACTTAAATCTCCACACTTCTCATAGATATCATGCAACagcaagtcaatggagaattcaccaacttctcacttgatttctaacctcagtaaacgttttcaaaatgtgtttatggtctcaatcgctagtttaaagccttcttcaatgcagtatgatgttcatttgggacattttggcctctctgattttatatgtgacgataaagcagggtatgcattagggcgtggctacgtcctgattgacaggttgattgaccaatgtcctcgagatccagccctcgcaaccatagcaacctccctgctccgcccatgtccccgcctcatgcccatataagtagaatccgtgtttttatttttcccagcctgcacctgaaattttcaagatggcgctgcccagattcgaaactattggcttccgagcagcagtccacaaaccaatgggtgacgtcacggatgttacgtccatttcttttatacagtttatagTTTAGccttaattaataaaaaaacacacgtCTGGTCATTCGTATGCAGAGAAGCAcaaacacttcttcttcttctttcttttttttctgcagcttgACCATCTGGCAAGGATGTGTTGTGTATAGCCGCAATGGAGTAATGGTGTCCCTTATCTCTCCATGGCAACCAAGAATGTCAGTGACAAGAGCCCCATctgagacaggaggaggaggaggaggaggaggaggaggagaaggaagaggaggaggagaaatggGTCAGGGTTTCTCAACACTGCAGGCTCGAGTGTTGTGGCTTCACACCGTCGAGGCTGCCCAACTGGCTCTGGTAGACCTGACACACTCCACATGAAcgcagagaggacagaggaagagaggaagagaggaggagaggaggagaggaagcgaggaggagaggaagagaggaagaggaaaagaaaagcctCAGGTTGCTTTATACCTcgacatattttctttttgaagaTTTCTAGTAGTTGCAAAAAGGTGTGAACaaaagaaagacacatttaccccccccccccccccccccccgccccccgcccccctcgaGTGTCTCTTTATTCTCgaatttgttaaataaataaacagttctCTGCAAGAGTTGAGTCAAACCTTTCTTAGATGTCATGACACACTGTAATTTAACAACTAGTATACCCCTCGCAGGTCTGAGCCGCGCCCACCGCCAGCAGAGCTTTCTCACCTCTCacagaacagaaacacacacaggtaacgGAGGTTGAAACACGGCATCACAACTACCAACGCTGCTCTCTCTGGATGTTCACTGGCTTTAATAGGATTTACAATAaagttccttctgtccttcctttcttcattctttcctcactttctttctttcttccttccttccttcctccctctctccctttcttccttccttcagtccttccttccttccttcctccctctctcccttccttccttccttctgtcctttcttccttccttcctccctctctcccttccttccttcagtcctccttttattccttcctacctccctcctttccttttgtccttcctttcttcattcctaccctttcttccttccttactccttttattcctttcttcctacctcgttcccttccttccttctgtccttcctttcttccttccttcctccctctctcttccttccttctgtccttccttccttcctacctccctcccttccttctgtctttcctttcatcctcccttcctttctttattcctacctccctttcttccttccttcagtcctttgttctgtccttccttccttcctacctccctcccttccttccttctgtccttcctctctcccttccttccttctgtccttcctgtcttccttcctcccttcctacctccctttcttcagtccttcgttctgtccttccttcctccttttattcctttcttccttccttcctccctctctcccttccttccttctgtccttcctttcttccttcctccctccctccctctctcccttccttccttctgtccttccttcctcccttccttccttccttcctttaaaataaagtgaaaaggGGCAATTTTTAAATTTTCCCCCCTTTATTTTGGTCAATACTGGAGTTAATCCATCTACATAAAGATATTGTGTTTGTTACAAGCTgtgaaaaagacttaaaaacaaAGCTGTATCCTAATCTAACTTAATCTCTTTGGCATCATTATGATTTAAATCAATGTATTTTAACAATATCCGAGAGGTGGAAGCTTTTCTTCGCTGCAGAAAGGGAGCGCTGGCAAACACAGTGGTCGTGTTTCGCTCTCCATACTCCACAATAAATCGCATTCCCCcgagagagagggaaatgacgtcaagcctctctctctcttattcatAGCTTCTGCATATTCATTGTCAAGGTCTTACACGTTGATTCTAAGTATCAGGGTTGCATGTTGGGAGTCAAACAATCGATGCAAAGACAGAAGTTTGCACTGTGTGACAAATCAAGGCTGTCGTGAGTAGAGTTGATTCAAGCACTGCCGTTTATTATAACTACAATAAAAAGCCATAAAAGTCATGTTTGTGCTGTTGACTCTCCTCCAACATGACCATCTGCAACCACTGATAGCCTCTTTCAAACAGAACATATCAGCTTTCTGCAGTGAGAAAACAAAAGCATcattctactactactactataaccTGCACAAAATCAATCATCTATaacttaattattatttaaatgttattttgcaTGTAGCAGCTGTTGTCTTCTAAAAAGGTGCATTTTAAATTTCTGCCATGCAAACCATAACTGAGTcagacttgtgtgtgtttgtgtgtgtgtgtgtgtgtgtaatagcaGGCTGTAGACGGACATATTGCTGAAGCTGCATAGCAGGATAATAATCATAGCTGGTCCTGCATTGCCCTCTGCTGGTGGTtcagtaaaacatgttttttaaagtgtaataaTAAAGTTGCCAAGCTGTTGTTTATAATCAGGGTTTGTGAAGGTTACTATGGcgatgtaatagattacagattactagttactctgtttataatgtaataagtaatgtaactatttcaatgacttcatcaaagtaatgtaacttattacatttgatgacttttataGTTTTCTAAccagtgttttcagctgttagggtaaatgttccctccatctgtccttccttccttccttccttctgtttgtccttccttctttccttccttccttcttttattccttgcttcctacctcccttacttctgtctttccttcctccctctctctctcccttccttcctacctcccttacttctgtccttccttccttccttcctccctctcttccttccttcctccttttattccttccttcctacctcccttacttctgtccttctttccttccttcttccctgtcttccttccttcttttattccttcctccttttattccctccttccttccttcctcctgtccctcctcccttccttcctccttttattccttccttctgtccttccttcctaagatctaagctcagctgtgttgtcatggatactgacatgatttataagggagatcatttcttataaagcaacatttatctctcattgtaaaatgtattcattagttcatgtagattttagaatataaaataaagatatttgatgaataaagtgagtttaattggtactgtgactccatttaagctccatgtgtgctccaaataaacccacatcatgatttatttactaaatattgatttcaaagaattaaaaacagtaatatatgtattcagtactCACCAACACTGTTTTCAGAGAAATGTTGACAGTATTTACCTGAGAGTGAAGGCTTCTGAGAGTGCAGAGCTGATGGGACGCTGACGATCAAACGCTGATCCTCCACAGGGGCCGCAGACGTTTCTGAAAGGCTGAAAGTGATTTGAAAAGTTAGaaaatttaatatatataaaataaaatacagaaaataaaactgtatAAAATCTGAAATACGGAGAAGTCGAGCGTGTTTAACCTGGAGGAGTCAGTCGTAGAGGAGCGATATCGGCCGATGACCAGCACCTCATACGGCTTCTTGTGCTGTGAGTCCAGCGGAAACACAAACTGTCCAGATGTGGTgacctgaagaaaaaaaaacacacaaacctttgAAACAGGgcggtcaaactcattttcattcaagggccacatacagaccaatttgatctcatgtgggccggatcattaaaaagatggaagggaagaaggaagaaaggaaggaaataagaaggaaggaagaacagaaggaagaacagaaggaagaaaggtaggaaggacagaaggaagaaaggaaggaaggacagaaggaagaaaggaaggaaggacagaaggaagaaagggaggaaggatagaaggaaggaaggacagaaggatagaaggaaggaaggacagacggaagaaagggaggaaggacagaaggaagaaaggaaggaaggacagatggaaggaaagacagaaggaagaaagggaggaaggacagaaggaagaaagggaggaaggatagaaggaaggaaggacagaaggaagaaagggaggaaggacagaaggaagaaagggaggaaggacagaaggaagaaaggaaggaaagacagaaggaagaaagggagaaaggacagatggaaggaaggaaaagaacacaggaaggaaagtgggccggattgcacccctcggcgggctggttgtggcccacgggccgcatgtttgacacccctgctttaaaacATCTGGAATAACTCCAATAAGTAAGATTTCTAAACTTCATCAAAGTGTTCCTACCTTAACCCAGTACCACTCAGCCACGACCTCGACCCCCCAGTGAGGATACAGCTCGTCACAGATGAAACGAAGATGGCTCGGCCGGTTGGTAACCCAGGTAACCACTAAACAGTTCGGGGATGCCAGGAGGGGGACGGGGAGCCGTTTCAGCTGGGACGAAGGTAACGAGCTGTATCTGTGTagagaaaatacattaaagtgttaaatcaagggtcacatacagtccaatttgatctcatgtgggccggatcattaaaaatatggaaggaaggagggaagaaataaaggaaggaaggaaggaaggaaggaaagaaagaaaaggagacaggaaagaaaggatggaaggaaggagggagggaggagagaaagatatgatggaagaaaggaaatggaagtaaggaaagatgggaaggaaggataaaaggaacgaaaagaagacaggaaggaaagacagggaggaaggacatatggaaggacagaaggaaggaaggagggatgaaaataaggaaggcaggaaggaaggaaggaaagaaaaggagacaggaaagaaaggatggaaggagggagggagggagggagggagggagggaagaaagatatgatggacggacagaatgaaggaagggaggaaggacatatggaatgACATatgaaaggacagaaggaaggaaggaaggaaggaaggagggatgaaaagaaggaaggaaggaaggaaggaaggaacctcctccttccatacttctttcttcccttcctcctcgacttccttccttccttcctcattccttccttctttccttccttccttcctccctccttccttccaacaaaaatatgaaatgtacattttaacaaacctgatgctgcttttaaaactatttattaacatatttttgaattgctcatctttcCGGCAGTTAGATAAATACAGTGGAGTAACAGTAAAGTGTTTCCCTCACTAATGAAGTAACTTAAAATTACACTTAATTAAATATTCTTAGCTCCTTTCCACCACTGATATGCATTTCTTTCAGTTCTTTGATCTTTTTAAAGCCTCGTTCATTAGCCTGTTGTTTTTCGTGATGTTATAAAGTGCAAATTTCCCCGAGAGAACAATTAAGTCTCGTTGTTTTTAACACCTCCTAAAGGCCCGCACGCCAAATTACCTGCGACTCCTCTTAACGGACTTGTTTTCCCACGGCGGGTCCATAACTATGAGCTCaaacctccttccatctgtcggAGGAAAACAAGCAGCTTTATAAAACGATGTCTCAGTTAGACTCAGTTAATAAGAACGAGACACACGAGAGTTATTTACAGTTAAGTCAGGGGAGGGGCGgccatgtttaaccctcctcaaggaaggacaggaggaaggacaggaggaaggaagtaaggagagaaggaagggaggaaggaaaggaggaaggaaggaaggaaggagagaaggaagggacgaaggaaagaaggaaggaaggattgaaaggagaaaggagggagggaaggaggaaggaaggaagtaaggaaagaaggaaggaaggaaaggagtaaggacggagggagggaaaggaagggacgaaggagaggaggaaggaaggaaggaaggaaggattgaaaggaataaggagggaaggagggaaaggaaggaagtaatgagagaaggaaggacggaaggaaggaaggaaggaaggaaggaaggaatgaagttgagaaggaagggacgaaggaagggacgaaggagggagggaaggaaggaaggaaggaaggatggaagtgaggaaagaagtatggaaggaggagggagcaaagaaagaggaaaggaggggaagaatgaaggaaaaattaaacaaaaagggaggaaggaaggaaggaaggaaggaaggagggaaggaaggaaggaaggaaggaaggaaggaaggaaggaggagatggggtcaatttgacctgggaggatgagaggaggattaAGCAACAAGcctcctctctgactcacaGCGGACTAGCGGTTGTATTCTGGTGAAATCAGACAGCAGGAAGGCCGAGCGTGGTGGGATGACGTACTCCTCTCCCATCAGCGTGACCACCGCGGCTCGGTCGGACCTGTTCTCCGTTACCCGGGACAACAAGTCCAGGTGTGACGTACAGCCACCGTCCTCCCCCAAAAGTGACTGagcctgctcctcctgctcctcctcctgctcctcctcgtcCACTAGAGGGAGCTCTTTAGCCATTTCACAGAGAGCGGAGAGGCTGCAGTCCTGAGAGGGaagcagctcctcctcctctttcttcttctcctcctcctcctcccctttcttctccttctcctcctctttcttcttctcctcttcctctttcttcttcttctcctctgtgaGTGTTGCTGTCCCTCCCTTCAGATATCCGAGGGATCTGGCAGAATCCACCAAGCACTTTGTTCCCTCCAGAACGACAGACCTGATCTGcatcgacacacacacagattatatcatcatgtcaaaaaaaaaagctttatataAAACGTGAAGATAGTTAGTTAAGTTTATTTCGAACATGTtaaaataggaaggaagtaaggagagaaggaagtaagtaaggagagaaggaagggacgaaggaaaggattgaaaggagtaaggagggagggaaggaggaaggaaggaaggattgaaaggagtaaggagggagggaaggaggaaggaagggaggaaggaaaggaggaaggaaggaagggatgaaggaaaggagaaggaaggaaggattgaaaggagtaaggagggagggaaggaagggacgaagggaggaaggaaaggcggaaggaaggaagtaagtaaggagataaggaaggaaggaaggaaggagagaaggaagggatgaaggaaaggagaaagaaggaaggattgaaaggagtaaggaggaagggaaggaggaaggaagggaggaaggaaggaagtaaggaaggaagggaagaaagaaaggagaaggaaggaaggaaaggagtaaggaggagattttttttctcctttttttcttctttttatttcttactttcctctttcaggcaaacaacaaacaataaacactaaatatctGTTTGAATGGATGCAGGATGAAGCAACAAGCTTTTCTAGTCCTCCCCCTTTTTTACccttttgttttatctttttatttttttatttttagactcGATCATTCACTTTCCAAGACAGGAAATTGATTGTGATAATTCAGTTTGACTGTACTGTCTGTCACACATTGAGTCAGAATAATGGAAACAATAATAATCGGTTTTATGATTCTCTGATATTTAAGAGCATCACACATCACCTACCTTCTCATGAAAGGCCTGTGAGTCGATTTCTCCCTGGTTGAGCTCGCTGCGTTTTCGTTTCCTTTTCTGAAAGACAAATAGAATATAGTTGTGAGGTgagcacaaaaaaagagaaactattaaaaacaaaggtttgtaatgtgtttgtaCTGCAGACCAAAACAGTCCTGTAACTTTTTATAATGTGGGCGAGTAGATCTAAACTtttgaaaaactaaaatgtatgCCATCAACTTGAATTTAATTGTGATTGTGtgaaattattcttttttattatttcatcttATAGTGCATTTATATATAACATAACATggattaaataatgtaaataagtGCCAATATAGCAATGTAAATCACTCATATGCTAGTgactagtactgcagtattatgagtggtgtagtatgcagtattacagtaaaagtagtgatatattatacattatatattatatactactttatatacagttagctagtttacactactttatatacagttagctagtttatactactttatatacatttagctagtttacactactttatatacggttagctagtttacactactttatatacagttagctagtttacactactttatatacagttagctagtttatactactttatatacagttagctagtttacactactttatatacagttagctagtttatattactttatatacagttagctagtttatactactttatatacagttagctagtttacactactttatatacagttagctagtttatactactttatatacagttagctagtttacactactttatatacagttagctagtttatattactttatatacagttagctagtttacatacagttagctagtttacactactttatatacagttagctagtttagtccagtggttcccaacctaggggtgggggccctccaaagggtcagctgATGAATGACAGTGTTGTGTAGTTGGAGTCTCTGCGGCGGTGTTTACCTTGTTTACTTTTGTAGGTTTGTCATCTTtctgcagcagctctgtgtcTCCTCCCTCTGCAGCAGCACTCACAGTCTCTCTATAATAACTCTTTGACATCTGGAAACATCGCTTTTTGAAACAGCACGTGAGATTTATGTTAGTCTCTCCTTTCCGTCGCGTGCATGCTGAATATCCCTCATCGATGAGAGAGCGTGCGTCTAAAACCCATCCCCGCGTGCTCTGCGCCACCACGGACATTGTATAGTGTTATGTTATGTGATCATAGCAGGGGTTAAAATAAAGCATCAGCTGGAGACTGGTTTGAATGAAGCAGCCATCTCCCGCCCTGCAGCTCCAAAGTTTCCAAACAGCAGGAAAACGATACCGAAAGTAAGGAAAACACAACGCTGAAGTAAGTTTCTCATTTGTCTTCAATGGAAATGGAAAGCGAAAAACAAGTAACTAGGGTGGAATCG contains the following coding sequences:
- the LOC128382169 gene encoding uncharacterized protein LOC128382169 — encoded protein: MSVVAQSTRGWVLDARSLIDEGYSACTRRKGETNINLTCCFKKRCFQMSKSYYRETVSAAAEGGDTELLQKDDKPTKKRKRKRSELNQGEIDSQAFHEKIRSVVLEGTKCLVDSARSLGYLKGGTATLTEEKKKKEEEEKKKEEEKEKKG
- the LOC128382826 gene encoding N(6)-adenine-specific methyltransferase METTL4-like, translating into MAKELPLVDEEEQEEEQEEQAQSLLGEDGGCTSHLDLLSRVTENRSDRAAVVTLMGEEYVIPPRSAFLLSDFTRIQPLVRYGRRFELIVMDPPWENKSVKRSRRYSSLPSSQLKRLPVPLLASPNCLVVTWVTNRPSHLRFICDELYPHWGVEVVAEWYWVKVTTSGQFVFPLDSQHKKPYEVLVIGRYRSSTTDSSSLSETSAAPVEDQRLIVSVPSALHSQKPSLSEVLKPYVGAEAKCLELFARNLHPGWTSWGNEVLKFQHTNYFTLTPADDDGATT